GCAGGCACACCAATAAATTCTGTGTGGCATCTGAATTAATATAGTGCGAGTACTTCTAATAATATGACATTGTAACTATGGGCACAAATTATTGGACTATCAGCCCAGTAGAGACCCAGGAAAATTCCTTTCTAAGcgtactgcttacatggcagtaatatgtatattgtgaaattcACAGCAGTTTCACATAGCACCTATGCTGCTCCTATCAAGTAGTCTTCAGTAATTATGTATTGTAGAGACCTGGTGTATTTCTCGGATTCTCTTGTTTTCGAGAATGGAATCTTGCTTCTGACGACTTGCATTGCTTTGTAAATATCTTAAATTGTTAATCTTGtctgagttgggttgggttgatttgagggaagagaccaaacagcgaggtcattggtctcgtcAGATTAGGgatgatgaggaaggaagtcggccgtgccctgtcaaatgaaccatcccagaatttgcctgaacgatttagggaaatcacagaaaacctaaatcaggaaggccggacgggggattgaaccgtcgtcctcccagtttgaggccagtgtgctaaccactgcaccacctgaaTCGGTCTCTTGCTCTGATGTTAGTGGAATAGTTAGATGTAGATCGAAAATACAGTTACAAAGAATGACTGATgatttaacattttgcattttttattttaaagagaagGAAAAATCATGTATCAAAGCTTTATTTAGTTCACATCACAGTCGTTTGTTGGAATGCTAGATAGGATTTCTACCATCCATTGTCGCTTGTTCACTCTTGCTAAGTCCAGCGCGGTGTTCCCTGCGTCCTCCTTTGCGTCCCTATCGGCCCCTGCTTCCAGCAGCGCCTTCGCCGCCTCTGCGTTGCCGTAGGGTGCCGCCCAGTGCAGAGGCGTCCTACCCCACTGATCCTTGGCATCGACGTCGGCCGAGGACGCCGCCAGCAGCCGCACCACTGCCGCATGGCCCTTCCATGCAGCCAAATGTAGAGGCGTCTGCCTCACATCGGTCCTGGCATCCATTTCTGCCCCATTCACGATCAGACACCTCACAATATCAGCATGTCCCTGCTTCGCTGCATAATGTAGAGCGGTCCACATGGTCCATCCTCTGTGCCCCACATCAGCACCAGCCCCGAGCAACACCTGCACTTCCTCTATTGACCCCCGTGTAGCTGACTGGAGCAGCCCCCTGCTGTTCATGTCTGCAGGAAGGGTCCTGCAAGAAACAGAGAAGTTCTCGTATTATTCTCTATATATATAATGTTTATGAGGTAAACTATAACGGCCAGTTCTAAAAACATGTCATAACAGTGAAATTAATGAATCTTCAAATTTTCCCTCTCTATCATATAATACAGAATAGTGGAAAAGTGCCTCTCAATTGAAGTACAGATATACAATTGCATCATCCTCACAAAGCTTCACTCACTCACCATAAGAAAGTCTTACATTCCATCACTCCACAAATTCAGACGTTACATTTTGCCACATAGATTCCTGATTGTGAATTCATATGAGCTCAGGATGCTATTGTTAATCAGTGTTTGCACTTCACTGAAAGAGATGATTAACGCAGACTCTACTTGTCCTCTACACTCAGCAAGTCATCCTAATACTAGCTATTGCAACTAAAAAAATCACTTATTCtcgtatttaaataaaatttcctatTGTGGGAGAAAAAATTTTGAATCTATTTACTAGAAAATTTACTGACACAGCCCCTTCAAACAGAGAAAGCTAAATCACTTAACATTTCCAGGCTGAGATGCTGTGGTCTGTACTTAAGACTCTCTCCTgatgtttcgccttcgactgcggaaggcatcctccaagAACAATTGGCGAACTGCCCAGCAAACCTTTTAGACGAAATATTTCAGGTATGGCTATGACACTAATTCGATTCCCCTGCCGCTACACACAAACACATTTGATGGCACATGCGTCCACATGCACAGATAAACACGACTGCACAGTAACGAGCAAGCGCACATGCATTcagcacacacacagatacacatgcacacatgcagttactcactctctctctctctctcacacacacacacacacacacacacacacacacacacattattaacCCATGTTCTTTCTGTGCAATGCACCAGAAAGCAGCTGAGAAGTCTGCAGTTTATGAGACAAAATTAATGCTTCGTCTACAGACCtggagttaatctagaagaaggcgttagcgaccataatgtcgttgttggcttctatgtcagtggaagttacaaaaaatgtaaagaaacagcgtagaggttTCTTGTTTGGGaatgcaaataaaagtgtcattaatgaatatcttcatagtcagctccaaggtTTCGCCGTgggacacaaagacattgagcatctttggtcagaatttaaaggtactgtccaccacgtgctagagaagtgtGTGCCTAGCAGATATGTAGGGGAAGGAAAGgctccaccttggtacaacaaacaaattaggaagttgctgagaaagcaaagaattttgcacagtcgtttttaaCGTAGTCACTGCTCCACTGACCAACAGAAATTATGTTAAATGAAAGTAGCTGTCAAAAGATCAATGAGAGAttattttaacgaatttgaaaatatttcatctgcagattctaaaaacaaTCCCAAAAaaatttggtcgtacgtaaaatctatgaagccacaaataattcaatatcttctcttgctgacagtacaggtaatgtagTGGATGAtggtaaacagaaggccgaaattctaaacctagctttcaaaagctCGtttcggtagaggactgcagcacctttTCCCCTTTCAATTATCTAACAAACGCAATGATGGCTGTCATAGTGTTTAGTGTagatgggattgtaaaacagttaagatccttagacggcaGGAAGGCactggcccagacagtatccctgtaagattatatgttgacaatgctacaaatatagcacgatTGTTattcatcatctatcagagataatAGCAACAGAGGAGCGTTACACAGTACTGGAAGAAGGCTCAGGTCATAGTAATCAATAaagagggtagaaaatcggatgcacataattaataactaatttcactgacatagatttgttgtagaatcatgaacatattttgtgttcacacataatGAACTTTttcgactctgagaagctcatctgcagaaaccagcacagttttaggaaacagcggtcatgcgagacacagctggacctctttgtgcatgatatacgacAGGCTCtacataccggctcccaggttggtgccatatttctcgactttcgaaaggcgttcgactcagttccttaCTGTCGCTTGCTGCATAAAGTGCGttgctttttactatttacataaacgatctggttgatggtactgacatcggcattagactgtttgccgatgatgctgtagtttacaggaaagtagtatcacacgaaagttgtgaagaaatcagtgaggatttgcaaaaaataaatgtgtggtgtaatgactggcagttatctctcagtattaatAGGTGTGATCTACTgcttataacaaggcgaaaatccccattaatgtacgagtacaaaataaatgcccagtcttcagAAGCGGTaatatccgtcaagtatctgggtgtgactatttgaaatgatctcaaatggaattatcAAGGAATGGTCAAGGCGGTTcctagatttcagtttattggtagaatcctgaaacgatgcagcccttcaacagaggaaatggcttacaatacgttagttcgtccagtcttagagtattgttcgtctgtatgggacccttatctgttgggtctgattcaagagattgagaaggtccaaagaagagcggcaagattcgtgactggtacatttagccaccgctagagtgttacaaatctcatagaaagtttgaagtgaaacacccgacgcgctaaacggaaggggctgctcactaaatttcgaaatccgatcttcgccaaggatgtagagcttatattattaccaccaactttcagatcgctcaatgatcaccattcaaagataagggtaaTTAGGGCTTGTATCCCTCGCGCGAtcggcgagtggaacagagggggggaatatgactttgcccCAATTGTGCACTccgcacacaccgcttggtggttagcggagtatatacactcctggaaattgaaataagaacaccgtgaattcattgtcccaggaaggggaaactttattgacacattcctggggtcagatacatcacatgatcacactgacagaaccacaggcacatagacacaggcaacagagcatgcacaatgtcggcactagtgcagtgtatatccacctttcgcagcaatgcaggctgctattctcccatggagacgatcgtagagatgctggatgtagtcctgtggaacggcttgccatgccatttccacctggcacctcagttggaacagcattcgtgctggatgtgcagaccgcgtgagacgacgcttcatccagtcccaaacatgctcaatgggggacagatccggagatcttgctggccagggtagttgacttacaccttctagagcacgttgggtggcatgggatacatgcggacgtgcattgtcctgttggaacagcaagttcccttgccggtctaggaatggtagaacgatgggttcgatgacggtttggatgtaccgtgcactattcagtgtcccctcgacgatcaccagtggtgtacggccagtgtaggggatcgctccccacaccatgatgccgggtgttggccctgtgtgcctcggtcgtatgcagtcctgattgtggcgctcacctgcacggcgccaaacacgcatacaaccatcattggcaccaaggcagaagcgactctcatcgctgaagacgacacgtctccattcgtccctccattcacgcctgtcgcgacaccactggaggcgggctgcacgatgttggggcgtgagcggaagacggcctaacggtgtgcgggaccgtagcccagcttcatggagacggttgcgaatggtcctcgccgataccccaggaacaacagtgtccctaatttgctgggaagtggcggtgcggtcccctacggcactgcgtaggatcctacggtcttggcgtgcatccgtgcgtcgctgcggtccggtcccaggtcgacgggcacgtgcaccttccgccgaccactggcgaccacatcgatgtactgtg
Above is a window of Schistocerca cancellata isolate TAMUIC-IGC-003103 chromosome 11, iqSchCanc2.1, whole genome shotgun sequence DNA encoding:
- the LOC126108313 gene encoding GA-binding protein subunit beta-1-like, translated to MNSRGLLQSATRGSIEEVQVLLGAGADVGHRGWTMWTALHYAAKQGHADIVRCLIVNGAEMDARTDVRQTPLHLAAWKGHAAVVRLLAASSADVDAKDQWGRTPLHWAAPYGNAEAAKALLEAGADRDAKEDAGNTALDLARVNKRQWMVEILSSIPTNDCDVN